The genomic DNA CGTCGAATTCGTCGCGCATGACTGTCCCTCGGCGGCCGTGACCGTGATGGAAGAGGCTGAGGAAATGCGGATGGCCTATCGCACGGCAAACGAACCGACGGAATCGGCTGAGGTGCGTGCATGAGTTTCTGGGCGACGCTGCCACAGCCTATTCTCGGATTGGCGCCGATGGATGGAGTAACCGATGCCGCCTTCCGGCGCGTGGTGGCCTCGCAGGGGCGACCGGACATCACCTTCACTGAGTTCACCAACGTCAATGAGATTTGTCGCGGACCGGACCATCTGCTGGACTCGTTGATTTACAGCGAGGCAGAACGGCCGATTGTTGCGCAGCTCTACGGCAAGGACCCGGATCAGTTTTATCGCGCGGCGCAGGTAGTCTGCGAACTGGGGTTCGACGGGCTCGATATCAATATGGGCTGTCCTTCGAAGAGTGTCGCGGCGTCAGGATCTGGCGCAGCGTTGATCAAGACGCCCGATCTGGCCCATGCCATCGTGCGCGCCGCCCGGCAGGGTTTGGAAGATTGGGCCGGCGGTCAATCGATTCACAGTCAGGGATTTAAACCCTCCCGCATTGAGTTTATTCATACGCTGAACCATAGCCGTTCCGGTGTGCCGGTCGTGCCGCGTCGGCTCCTACCGCTGTCCATCAAAACGCGACTGGGGTTTGATTGTGTGGTGGTCGAACGTTGGGTCGAACATTTGCTGGCGGCCCGTCCGGCGGCCATCACCCTGCACGGCCGGACGTTGCAGCAGATGTACCGGGGGGCGGCTGACTGGTCCGCCATTGCCGAAGCCGCCAAGCTGGCCCATGGTACCGGCACGCTGATGCTGGGAAACGGCGATCTCAATACCTTGGTCGATGCGATTCGACGCGCGGCTGAAAGCAAGGTGCAGGGCGTGTTGGTCGGGCGCGGTACGTTGGGCTCGCCCTGGTTCTTCCGCGAGAAAGAGCAGGCGCGGCGGGCGTTCAGCGAGCGGGATGACTTGTCCACATTGCCCGCCACGGCTTGGGAGCCGCCGGTCTCAGTGAGCCATCGCATGCAGGTCATGCTCGACCACGCCAGGCAGTATGAAGCGATTGCGGGGCTGGAACGGTTCCGGTCCGTCCGAAAGCATCTGGGCTGGTACTGCAAAGGATTTCCCCATGCTGCGGCGATGCGGGGCAAGATGTTCGGAGCGTCCAACGTGCAGGATGTCGAACGCATCGTGGCCGAGTTTTGCCAGGAGCTCATGCAGGCAGAGCGAGACGCGTCTGCTCCCACTCCGCTTGCGGCACAGCCCTCTTCCGTCTCCGCCGCGTAACCCATGCGTTTGATTCTCGCCTCCACCTCGCCAAGACGGAAGGAATTGCTGACCCTCCTGGGGGTGCGCTTCGACATTGTGGCCCCGCCGTTTGTCGAACAGGTGGCGCCGAATAGGTCCGCCGAGCAGCAGGCGGTAGAATTCGCGGTAGGCAAGGCCAAATCCTGCATCGAGCTGTTCCCCGATGCGCTCATCCTCGGCAGCGACACCCTGATCAGCCTTGGCTCGGAGGTGCTGGGAAAGCCGGCCGATTTGGCCGATGCTGAATCCATGCTCAGGCGTATGGCCGGACAGATGCACAAGATTTTCACTGCGGTTGCACTGGCGGGATCCGGCACTGAGTCCTGCGAGGTTCAGGTCGCCGAGGTATCGGTCACGATGAAACCCTTGAATGAAGAGGCCTTGGCCGCCTACCTGCGGACGGGGGACAGTCTGGGCAAGGCCGGCGCCTATTCCATTCAGGGTGGAGGTGCCGCACTGATCGAGCGGATCGAGGGCGATTACACGGCGGCCGTGGGATTGCCCCTTCGCATGGTCGCCGAGATGTTGCGCAAGCGTGGCATGTCCTGTCCGGTCGATGTCGATCAACTCTATGTTCACAAGCCCTATCCCAACTGGAATCGGTTCAATTCCTAGCCCGGACTATTCATGAATCCCTGCTCAGGCGTCCGATCCTCTCGCCCGGCGAGGCTGTTCTCGTTCAGCCTCCTCGACGGACTGCGAGTACGCCTGCGTCGACTTCACTGCGAGCAGCCTCGGCGGGCTTCCGTCTCGAACGCCTCGCGACGGCATTCGTGAATAATCCGGGCTAGCAGGCTTCCTGCCTGTTCAGCTGTGAGATTGAAAAGGCCTTCGCAATCCTTTTACAATGCGCCCTTGTTCAGTGACGCGTCAGGGAGGTACTCATGCGCGCGAATCATAGCAGGGCAGGTCGGCATCGTCGGTCCCATGGAGTCATCGGGCTTGTCGTCGGAGCAATGGTGGCGGTCGGCGGTCCCGCGTGGGCGATCGACGTCAAGTTGTCCCCCGAAGAGGCGAAGAAAGCCCTGGAAGCCGGGCGGGCACCGATGGAAAAGGCTAATTCCCCGGAGGACGTGAAGAAGGTGTTGCAGCAGGCCTCGATGGTGACGCGGGTGGGAGCGGATCCCGAGAAGGATCAATGCGGCGCGAGCGCCATCCTGCGCACCAAGCGGTATCGGCTGGAAGCGTTCGGTCGACAGGAAGCGGCGGAGTCGAAGAAGCAGAAAAAAGACGTGCGCATGCCCGAGGAGTTCATCCAGAAAGTCGTGGACATGCCGAACATGGAAGTGGAAGTGCAGCTCTGCGGCGACGATGAGTACTTTGCAGAGAAGGCCGACATCGTGTTCCAACAAAAGGGAAAGAATATCCGTCCGGTGGACATCAGCCCGGCCGATCGGGGCAGAAAAAACGAGGGCGCAGGCCCGGCTTATCGGTCGCGCTTCACGGCCCGGTTCGGATACGAGTCGTTTGATCCCAACGCCAAGACGACGGTGATCGTGACGTTGCAGGACGGGCAGACCATGCAATTCGATGCCGATTTTGCCAAAGTGAAATAGATGGCTCGCTCCGGTGCGGGCATCGCGCCCGCACCGGAATAGGCTGTGCTCTCACCAGTGTTTCTCTGCCGCTCGTTCACTCCATATTCTGCTCAGTGCCCGTTCCGGAACATCCAGGTTGAGTCGCCTTGTCGTGGGCATGCATAATGACCGACATGGACAGGGACGATCTGCTTTCCCTCTATCGTCAGATGTTGCTGATTCGCCGGTTTGAAGAAAAATCGGCGGAGATGTATGCGCTCGCCAAGATCGCCGGGTTTCTCCATCTCTACATCGGCGAAGAGGCGATTGCCGTCGGGGCCATCGCCGCGCTGAGGCCGGACGATTATGCGATCAGTGCCTATCGCGACCATGGACATTGTCTGGCCCGCGGCTCTGATCCCGGTAAGGTGATGGCCGAACTCTTCGGCAAAGCAACCGGGTTGTGCCAGGGCAAGGGCGGCTCTATGCATCTGGTGGACCTCGCGCACCGGTTCATGGGCGGTTACGCCATCGTCGGCGGGCACATTCCGTTGGCCACAGGGTTGGCTTTCGCGACCAAGTATCAGAAGCAGGATCTGGTGACCGTCTGTTTCTTCGGCGAAGGCGCCGTGCCGAGCGGCCAGGCGCATGAAGCCTTCAATCTGGCGGCCTTGTGGAAGCTCCCCGTGATCTTCATCTGTGAAAATAATCGATACGGGATGGGCACGCCGGTGCATCGGGCCGTGGCATTGTACGAAAACGTGGCGGAGGCGGCGCGTTCCTACGGCATCATGGCCGAGCGTGTGGATGGCATGGATGTGCTCGCGGTGCGGGCACTGATGCGGACGGTCGTGGATCAGGTTCGCGCCGGGCATGGCCCGTTTTTCATCGAGGCGATGACCTATCGGTTCATGGGCCATTCGATGGCCGATCCTTCGCATGGCCATTACCGGAGCAAGGACGAGGTGGAGGAACATCGCAAGCGGGATCCGTTGGTGTTACTCAAGCACCAGATCCTGAGCCTGGCGTTCTGCAGTGAAGCCGACTTTAAGCCGATTGAGCAGGAGGTCGGCGATATCGTGGCCTCGGCGGTGAGGTTCGCCGATGAAAGCCCATTCCCCGACCCTGCGAGCTTGCATACCGACGTCATGGCGGAGGACTAGAATCACCCATGCTGTTGTCCTACCGAGAGGCACTGAATCAGGCCATGCGCGAAGAAATGCGCCGCGATCCGCGCATCTTTTTGATCGGCGAAGAAGTGGGCTACTACCAGGGGGCCTTCAAGGTGACCAAGGGATTTGTCGAAGAGTTCGGACCGCAGCGGGTGGTGGATACGCCGATTACGGAGGCGGGTTTTACCGGCTTGGCCATCGGCGCGGCCATGGCAGGATTGCAGCCGATCGTCGAGCTGATGACCATGAATTTCGGAATCGTGGCGCTGGATCAGATCGTCAACAACGCCGCCAAGATCCGCTACATGTCGGGTGGCCAACTATCTGTTCCCATCGTGATTCGTGGCCCCGGCAGTGCAGCGCATCAACTGGGGGCGCAACATTCGCAAAGCCTCGAAGCCTGGTTTTGCCATGTGCCGGGGTTGAAGGTCGTCGCGCCGTCGACGCCACAGGATGCGAAGGGGCTGTTGAAGAGCGCGATCCGCGACCAGAATCCCGTGATCTTTATCGAAGCGCAACTGCTCTACGGCACGAAGGGCGAAGTGACGGAAGGGGAGTACACGATTCCCTTAGGTCAGGCCGAGGTGAAGCGCGCGGGGGCGGATGTGACCGTCGTGGCCTATTCCAAGATGTTGCTGGTAGCGATGGAGGCAGCGGATCAGCTGAGTCGTGACGGGCTCGATGTCGAGGTGATCGACCCGCGCACGCTCAAGCCCTTGGACCTCGACACGATAGTCACCTCGGTCAAAAAGACCGGGCGCCTGGTGATCGTCGAGGAAGGTTGGCGCTTTTGCGGACTGGGCGCGCAGATTGCCGACAGCATCTACACGGCGGCGTTCGATTACCTGGACGGCCCCATCGTTCGCGTGACCGGCGAGGAGGTGCCGATGCCGTATAGCCGTCCGCTGGAAGATGCCGCCATTCCGGATGTGCCGCGTGTGGTCGCTGCCGTCAAATCAGTCTGTGGTGCAGCATGAGAAGCGGTCGCCGTCTGATTCGAGCCGGTGTACGAAGATGGTCCGCATCCTGGAGGAGGATCCATGGCTAGTCGCGTCGTCATGCCCAAACTGACGGATACGATGGAAGAGGGAGTGCTGCTGGCCTGGAAGAAGCGCGAAGGTGATCAGGTGCATGCAGGCGAAGTGATCGCGGAGATCGAAACCGACAAAGCCGTCATGGATCTGGAAGCCTTTGCTCCCGGCATCCTGCGCAAGATTCTCGTGCGAGATGGGGAAACGGTGCAATCCGGCACGTTGATCGCGGTCATCGCCGAGTCTGATGAAGACATTGCCTCGGCCTTGTCAGACGGTGTGACGGCGGCGCCGTCGATCGGCAATGGTGCCAAAACCGGCGCCGCGCCGGGAGTGGCCCCTGCCCCAACTGCAGCGGCGCGTCCGGAGGGTGCGCGTCCATTCGCCTCTCCGCGAGCGAAAGCCCTGGCTTCTGAACGGGGCATCGATCTTTCCGCCCTTACGGGCAGCGGTCCTGGCGGGCGAATTGTCGAAGAGGATGTGATGCAGGCGACCGCTCAGCCTGCGCAGGCATTGCCTGCCGGAACGGATCAGCCGTTGAGCCAGATGCGAAAAGCCATCGCCAGGGCGACGGTGCAGAGCAAGGCGCCGGTCCCCCATTTTTATCTGACCGTCGAAATCGACATGGAGCAGGCGGAGCGGGTCCGCGATCAATTCAAGCAGAGTCGTCAGACCCATCCGTCCATCACCGATTTGCTCATCAAAGCATCGGCGCTGGCGTTGTGTCGGCACCCGGAGATCAACGTCTCCTTTGCCGGCGACGCGATCAGACGGTTCGAGCAGATTGATATCGGGGTAGCCGTCGGCATGGAGGATGGTTTGATTACGCCGGTGGTTCGAGACTGCGGGGCGAAAACGCTGGCCGAGATTTCGGTAGAAGCCAAGTCGCTGATCGAACGGGCCAGGCAGAAGCGCCTGCAGCCGAACGAATATACGGGAGCGACCTTTGCCATCTCGAATCTGGGCATGTTCGACGTAGACAACTTCATTGCCCTGCTCATGCCGCCGCAGGCTGCTTCGATCGCCGTGGGTGCGATTCGGGATGCACCGGTCGTGACCAAGGGGATTGTGACGGCCGGGCGGCGGATGAAGGTCACGCTGTCGTGCGATCATCGGGCGTTGGATGGATTGATGGGTGCGCAGTTTCTAAAAGAGTTCAAACGTGTGTTGGAACATCCGCAGGAACTGGTGGCTCCGGTGGTAAAACCATGAGCTTCATTCACATCGACCCTCGGCCGACTGCTGAAGAAAATCAGCCATCAGCCGTTAGCCCTCAGCCTTCGGCTGCTCAGCCACGCCGGCTGCCGCCCTGGTTCAAGGTCAAGCTTCAGACCGGTCCGGATTATCACGACATTCGCAAGACCATGGACCGGCTCAACCTCCACACGATCTGCGAGGAGGCGCGTTGTCCGAACATGTGGGAATGTTGGAACGCCCGCACGGCGACCTTTCTGATCCTCGGCGACATCTGCACGAGGCGTTGTCACTACTGCTCGGTCGCTACCGGTCGGCCGCATGAAGTGGATCGCGAGGAACCGTTGCGCGTGGCGGAGGCGGTCCAGGCCCTCAACTTGAGACATGCCGTGATTACGTCGGTGAATCGCGATGAACTGGACGATGGCGGCGCCTCCGTGTTTGCCGAAACCATCCGCCACATCCGGCGATTGATTCCCAGTTGCACGATCGAAGTGCTCATTCCGGACTTTGAGGGGAACGAAGCGGCGCTGGCCCTTGTCGCAGTTGAGAAGCCGGACATTCTGAATCACAATATCGAAACGGTGCGGCGATTGTTTCCGTCGATCCGGCCGCAGGGGAAATATCAGCGGTCGATTGAATTGCTGGACCGGGCCAAGCAGATGGGCATGACAACCAAGTCGGGATTAATCGTCGGCATGGGCGAAACGACGGATGAGGCGCGCGAAGTCATGCGTGATCTGCGTTCGGTTGAATGCGACATCATGACCATCGGCCAGTACCTGCAACCGACGAAGGAACATCTCTCCGTGGCGCGTTTCTACCACCCCGACGAATTCGCCGTGCTGAAAGAGGAAGGCCTCGCCCTCGGTTTTCGTCACGTCGAATCGGGACCGCTGGTTCGTAGTTCCTACCATGCGGAACAACAAGTGGCAGGATGTTGAAAATGGCCTCCGCCGTCGTCCTCGCATAGCTCAAGGCCTCAACGTACGACTTACTTGTACGCCTGGCCTTTCGTTCGTTGCAGCCTAGCCGGGCGACCGTTTTGAACATCCTGCCCAGTGCCAAGCATCCACTCATACGCCATTCGCTAGAAGCCATAGGCTCTTAGCAAAGCCGCTTGCCTACTCATAATGCAGCGCGTCGATGGGATTCATCCGCGAGGCTTTGTTGGCCGGATAGAGGCCGAAGAAGATGCCCACGGCGAGAGAGAAGAGGAAGGCCACGGCCACTGCTTGCGACGAGATGATCGTGGGCCAGCCGATGAGGCGAGTGAGGAGCCGCGCGCCGGCGATCCCGAATATTACCCCGGCCACCCCGCCGATCGCCGTAAGGATGATCGCCTCAACCAGAAACTGCAGCAGAATGTGGGCGCGTTTGGCGCCGACGGCCATGCGGATGCCGATCTCCCTGGTGCGTTCCGTCACTGAGACCAGCAAAATATTCATGATTCCAATGCCGCCGACCACAAGCGAAATGGAAGCGATGCTGAGCAGCATCACCATCATGGTCCGGCTGGCTCCGGCCACAGTTTTGGCGACATCCTCCATGGTGCGGATCGTGAAGTCGTTCTCTTCGGCCGGGTGAATCCGGTGTCGTGCGCGCAGGAGTTCTTTAATCTCCTCCACGGCAGCCGGGATGCTGTAGCGGTGCTGGGTGGCGACCATGATGATGCCGACCGTTCCGAGGAACTTTGTTCCGAGGACTTTTCGCTCTGCGGTCGTGAACGGCAGGACGACGATGTCGTCCTGGTCCTGTCCGGAGAGGGATTGGCCCTTGGAGGAAAGAATGCCGATCACACGCAGCGGCACATTCTTGACCCGGATCTGCGCCCCGATCACCTCTTCCCCGCGTTCGAATAGGTTGTCCGCGACGGTTTTTCCGAGCACCACGACTTTGGCGGCGGCGTCCTCATCTGCCTGGGTGAAGAAATTGCCGTCGGCTACCGGCCAGTTGCGAAGATCCGGGAAGGCGGTGGTGGTGCCGAGCGCGATGGTGTTCCAATTTTTATGTTCGTGGACCACTTGGAGGACCGATCGAGAGGCATAGGTGACGAGGCTGATATCGCCGATGCGTTTTTCGATGTCGCGCGCATCGTCCACGGTGAGGGTCGAGACCGAGCCGAGTCCGCCGCGGACGCCGCCCGTCGTGGTGGCGCCGGGGATGATAATGAGCACATTGGTACCGAGGCTGGCGATTTCACGCTGGACCGAGGCGGTCGCGCCCTGCCCGAGACTCACCATGCCGACGACGGCGCCGACGCCGATGACAATGCCGAGCATGGTCAATCCTGCGCGTAGCGGATTACGCCGCAGCACACGCAGGGCGGATTGAATGGTCAGCCAGAGAAAACTCATGAAATGCTCGTCACCGCATTTTCGGCCCGAACTCAAAGCCAGGCGGGAGTTTTTCTTGGGCGCTGTCTTCCGCCGACGCAATCCCCACGATGGCGGCATCGCCCTCGCGCGCCTCGCCGGTCGTAATTTCTGTGAACAGCGAGTCGGCAATACCTGTGCTGATCGGTGCCGCCCGCACACGACCTGTTGGCTCCAGCACCCAAAGCTGCGCCGTTTTGCGATCCACCGGCACGCCGGGCATACGAAATCGTAAGGCCGCGTTGGGGGCGCGGAGCGCATCTTCGTTGCGCGCCGTCACGATGGTGATGTTGGCCGTCATGCCGGGTTTGAGTTTGAGCTCGGGGTTTTCGACGGAGATGATCACGTCGTAGGTGACCACATTCTGGATGCTGACCGGAGCGTTCCGGACCTGCGTCACGACCCCGTGAAAAAACTCACGCGGGTACGCATCCACTCGAAAGTCGGCTGAGGTGCCCTCGCTGACGCCGCCGATATCCGATTCGCTGACATTGGCGATGACCTGCATGCGGGTGAGGTCCTGGGCGATCACGAAGAGGGTCGGGGTTTGAAAGCTGGCGACGACAGTCTGCCCTTCCTCCACGTTACGGGAGACGACGGTGCCGTTGACTGGCGAAATAATGGTGGTGTAACCCAGGTCCAATTCCGCAGACGACAGGGTGGCCTTGGCTTGGTCAACCTGTGCCTGAGACAGATCCACCTGTGCTTCGGCATCGCGATAGTTGGTTCTCGACAGATCCAGATCCGACTGGGCGACGAATTGTTGCTCCCGCAACGCAGCCATGCGATCGAGTTCGAGTGTTCTCTGTGCGAGCATGTTCCGGGCTTTGGCTAATGTGGCTTTGGCGCTATTGAGTGCGGCTTTGGCCTGGCTGACCTTGGCTTGATAGGGTTTCTGGTCGATGGAGGCGAGGACCTGGCCTTCCCGCACGATGGAGTTAAAGTCGGCGTAAAGTTTCGCGATCTTTCCGGAGACCTGACTGCCGACCTGCACGGAGATGACGGGGCTCACGGCTCCCGTGGCTGTGACCAGTGAGGTGATCGGGCCACGATCGACGGGGAGGGTCTTATAGTGACCGGCAACCGGGTCATTGGACCACCAATGCCACAATCCGAGAGCCAGGATCGCCAGAAGCCCCACCGCCGCGAGTAGAAGCGGTATCCGTCGCTTTCTGCCAGGAAGGGGGCCGGCGCCGACTCTGACAGGCACCTGAGCATGGCCCTGACCTTGCACTACCGGAACGGGAGCCAGCACGACCGGTGCCGGACGGGTGGTCGGCCGCGGATCCTGTTTCGAGTGATCTGACTCCATAGACGACCTCCCGTCTCGCCAGGGAAGACGCAAGAGAAGTGCCGTTGCGGGATGAGTGTACAACCCGATGAAGTGGCGTGCTCACCTCATAGGCTTGGCGGCTCGAAGAATGGTCCGCGAGTGACGTTGGGGCATTTCGCGACAGCAGGCGGCAATGACCTGCGGCAGGACGCCCCTTGACCGCCCGGGAGTAAGCCGATTAGGCTGTGCGCGCACTCGCTAGAGAACTGGTCCGATGAGAGGAGCACGTGAGGGAGCTGTATGACTGAGGAATGGGGCGCGGTCCTGGTGGTCGACGATGATGCCGACATGCGCAGCCTGCTGTGCGATGTCTTGCAGGGTCGCGGGCATCAATGCACGGGTGTCGGCAGTGG from Nitrospira sp. ND1 includes the following:
- the pdhA gene encoding pyruvate dehydrogenase (acetyl-transferring) E1 component subunit alpha encodes the protein MDRDDLLSLYRQMLLIRRFEEKSAEMYALAKIAGFLHLYIGEEAIAVGAIAALRPDDYAISAYRDHGHCLARGSDPGKVMAELFGKATGLCQGKGGSMHLVDLAHRFMGGYAIVGGHIPLATGLAFATKYQKQDLVTVCFFGEGAVPSGQAHEAFNLAALWKLPVIFICENNRYGMGTPVHRAVALYENVAEAARSYGIMAERVDGMDVLAVRALMRTVVDQVRAGHGPFFIEAMTYRFMGHSMADPSHGHYRSKDEVEEHRKRDPLVLLKHQILSLAFCSEADFKPIEQEVGDIVASAVRFADESPFPDPASLHTDVMAED
- a CDS encoding ABC transporter permease, translating into MSFLWLTIQSALRVLRRNPLRAGLTMLGIVIGVGAVVGMVSLGQGATASVQREIASLGTNVLIIIPGATTTGGVRGGLGSVSTLTVDDARDIEKRIGDISLVTYASRSVLQVVHEHKNWNTIALGTTTAFPDLRNWPVADGNFFTQADEDAAAKVVVLGKTVADNLFERGEEVIGAQIRVKNVPLRVIGILSSKGQSLSGQDQDDIVVLPFTTAERKVLGTKFLGTVGIIMVATQHRYSIPAAVEEIKELLRARHRIHPAEENDFTIRTMEDVAKTVAGASRTMMVMLLSIASISLVVGGIGIMNILLVSVTERTREIGIRMAVGAKRAHILLQFLVEAIILTAIGGVAGVIFGIAGARLLTRLIGWPTIISSQAVAVAFLFSLAVGIFFGLYPANKASRMNPIDALHYE
- a CDS encoding nucleoside triphosphate pyrophosphatase, translating into MRLILASTSPRRKELLTLLGVRFDIVAPPFVEQVAPNRSAEQQAVEFAVGKAKSCIELFPDALILGSDTLISLGSEVLGKPADLADAESMLRRMAGQMHKIFTAVALAGSGTESCEVQVAEVSVTMKPLNEEALAAYLRTGDSLGKAGAYSIQGGGAALIERIEGDYTAAVGLPLRMVAEMLRKRGMSCPVDVDQLYVHKPYPNWNRFNS
- a CDS encoding dihydrolipoamide acetyltransferase family protein, encoding MASRVVMPKLTDTMEEGVLLAWKKREGDQVHAGEVIAEIETDKAVMDLEAFAPGILRKILVRDGETVQSGTLIAVIAESDEDIASALSDGVTAAPSIGNGAKTGAAPGVAPAPTAAARPEGARPFASPRAKALASERGIDLSALTGSGPGGRIVEEDVMQATAQPAQALPAGTDQPLSQMRKAIARATVQSKAPVPHFYLTVEIDMEQAERVRDQFKQSRQTHPSITDLLIKASALALCRHPEINVSFAGDAIRRFEQIDIGVAVGMEDGLITPVVRDCGAKTLAEISVEAKSLIERARQKRLQPNEYTGATFAISNLGMFDVDNFIALLMPPQAASIAVGAIRDAPVVTKGIVTAGRRMKVTLSCDHRALDGLMGAQFLKEFKRVLEHPQELVAPVVKP
- a CDS encoding tRNA-dihydrouridine synthase; this encodes MSFWATLPQPILGLAPMDGVTDAAFRRVVASQGRPDITFTEFTNVNEICRGPDHLLDSLIYSEAERPIVAQLYGKDPDQFYRAAQVVCELGFDGLDINMGCPSKSVAASGSGAALIKTPDLAHAIVRAARQGLEDWAGGQSIHSQGFKPSRIEFIHTLNHSRSGVPVVPRRLLPLSIKTRLGFDCVVVERWVEHLLAARPAAITLHGRTLQQMYRGAADWSAIAEAAKLAHGTGTLMLGNGDLNTLVDAIRRAAESKVQGVLVGRGTLGSPWFFREKEQARRAFSERDDLSTLPATAWEPPVSVSHRMQVMLDHARQYEAIAGLERFRSVRKHLGWYCKGFPHAAAMRGKMFGASNVQDVERIVAEFCQELMQAERDASAPTPLAAQPSSVSAA
- a CDS encoding pyruvate dehydrogenase complex E1 component subunit beta, with the translated sequence MLLSYREALNQAMREEMRRDPRIFLIGEEVGYYQGAFKVTKGFVEEFGPQRVVDTPITEAGFTGLAIGAAMAGLQPIVELMTMNFGIVALDQIVNNAAKIRYMSGGQLSVPIVIRGPGSAAHQLGAQHSQSLEAWFCHVPGLKVVAPSTPQDAKGLLKSAIRDQNPVIFIEAQLLYGTKGEVTEGEYTIPLGQAEVKRAGADVTVVAYSKMLLVAMEAADQLSRDGLDVEVIDPRTLKPLDLDTIVTSVKKTGRLVIVEEGWRFCGLGAQIADSIYTAAFDYLDGPIVRVTGEEVPMPYSRPLEDAAIPDVPRVVAAVKSVCGAA
- a CDS encoding efflux RND transporter periplasmic adaptor subunit; the encoded protein is MESDHSKQDPRPTTRPAPVVLAPVPVVQGQGHAQVPVRVGAGPLPGRKRRIPLLLAAVGLLAILALGLWHWWSNDPVAGHYKTLPVDRGPITSLVTATGAVSPVISVQVGSQVSGKIAKLYADFNSIVREGQVLASIDQKPYQAKVSQAKAALNSAKATLAKARNMLAQRTLELDRMAALREQQFVAQSDLDLSRTNYRDAEAQVDLSQAQVDQAKATLSSAELDLGYTTIISPVNGTVVSRNVEEGQTVVASFQTPTLFVIAQDLTRMQVIANVSESDIGGVSEGTSADFRVDAYPREFFHGVVTQVRNAPVSIQNVVTYDVIISVENPELKLKPGMTANITIVTARNEDALRAPNAALRFRMPGVPVDRKTAQLWVLEPTGRVRAAPISTGIADSLFTEITTGEAREGDAAIVGIASAEDSAQEKLPPGFEFGPKMR
- the lipA gene encoding lipoyl synthase — protein: MSFIHIDPRPTAEENQPSAVSPQPSAAQPRRLPPWFKVKLQTGPDYHDIRKTMDRLNLHTICEEARCPNMWECWNARTATFLILGDICTRRCHYCSVATGRPHEVDREEPLRVAEAVQALNLRHAVITSVNRDELDDGGASVFAETIRHIRRLIPSCTIEVLIPDFEGNEAALALVAVEKPDILNHNIETVRRLFPSIRPQGKYQRSIELLDRAKQMGMTTKSGLIVGMGETTDEAREVMRDLRSVECDIMTIGQYLQPTKEHLSVARFYHPDEFAVLKEEGLALGFRHVESGPLVRSSYHAEQQVAGC